TTGCCCCTCAGCTGCTCCAGCTCCGCCAGCAGGATCTTGTTCTGCTGCTCCAAGAAGCGCACCTTCTCTATGTAACTGGCGAAGCGGTCATTGAGGGACTGCATCTGGGCTTTCTCATTGGTGCGGTTCGTTATGAACTCAGTGTTGATGGCGTCGGACAGGGAGAAGTCCAAGTTCTCGGAGGCCAGTCGGGGCATGGCCGAGCTGCTCCGGAGCCTGGAGGTCTTGGATGCGTAAATGGTCGGAGCGGAGGAGACGCCGTAGGACACCCGGGTGGAGCGCACCGGGGTGCTGTAGTGGCGGCTGGTGTAGCTGGACCTCACCGCGGATTTCTCCCCACCAAACATCTTTTTGTAAGAGGAATGAGGAGCTGATCTATAAGACATCTTCTCTGCTTGTTTTCTTCTCGCACAGGAAACGTGGCCGCTTCAGGTTGTGGTCCCAACAGCATCAGCAGAGTGCGCCTGGGAAGGCGTTTCCTAAAGCATCCCACATTTATAGTCTCCCCCTATGCAAATAACGCCACTGAAACTTGAGTGACACCTTGAGAATCCAATAAGAGAATCGAACACACAACGAGATGCGTTTCAGGTCGACACAAACAGGATCAATCCCGGATCAATTTTGTGTCCAATCTGCTGTTGTGCACCACAGAGAAAGAAGAGTGATCCATGTGTAGAATGGCATGTTCAGACACAGCAAGATCTGGATGCACAACAGGACTGAACTTCaaccatgcactgtaaaaaatgactgtagaattaacaccaaaaagttgtaagatTGCAACAtacaaaaactgtaagtgacaatacaatgcaaagttgtttatttgaaaagatttttatgttaattcaatcaaatatagctgtagtttttacaggaagagtatatgaacaaaaccagatttatatgtagaaatgatgtgtttctattgttttgagaaaataaaactgtaaattgaaaaacaatgtggtgccgtttaaactgcaaaaccataatgttgaaataacggcatatttgcttatatatataagttataaaaaagtaaacatttaacaatgtaacattttaaatttgtaaactaatgggttggtagagttggtagagtggctcgtccaataaccaaagggttggtggttcgaatcctggctctgactgtccatatgtccaagtgtccatggaagacactgaaccctaaactggtcccagttggacctggtggtcttggaaagagctttggacaccatgaaggtggagaaaatgtgctaaataagtgcagtccatttaccagttaaatctacatgtttaaactgttaaatctatatgttactccataaatatgttaaCAGTTGgatgtgtgtttttacagtattgttctggaaaccacagctgacagtttttttccgtaaaaacaacaggatttttttttttacagtgtgctgtgCAATAAGCTGAAATCACATTTGGGTAATTGCATTGGTTTCCACAAAGTACAACAGCACGTGAGTGTCAGGAGATGCAGATTGGGCTATTGATAGCTCTGTGGAGGTTTTCTACTGGGGCTTGAATCCATTTACTGAGCTACcctaaaagagaacagcccatcCATGATTATGTCCATGTCAATATATGATCCTCACTATTCACAGTTAGCATAATGTAGTGCTGGCATTCCTGTTGATGTGCATATTTATTACATTCATCCTTGTGATCAAtttctcactctttttttttccccctctgtgAACATTTCACATGCATTTTTCTACAGCAGGGCAGGGCTCATTCATTTGGAATCAGCTCTGTGAAGCTTTATATCATAAGACCCAGAGATACAAATACTCTAAATTGTCCatgccagtatttttttttatcagctccTTTGTGAAATGcttgaataaaactgaaaaaaaaacagatattttctgaGAGAAAATGAAATCACAAAATCACCGAAGAGCACACACACAGGAAAAAGGGGAGTAAGAGAAGGAGGCTGGGGCGGGGTACAAATCAAAGTCATTCAATACTGCCAGGTTTGCCGCAGGCTTCAAGCACACAGATGCATGTTATTAACTTTTAACCATACAGCAGATCAATAATATCATAGGTCATGTGTGTCCTTATGGATTAATCTCATGTCGGTAATAActctatctgtgtgtctgtcagtccTCTGTGTTCAGTTACTGCATGCAGAACAGTCAGTGCTGCAGTGCTGCTGACTTGCTGAGATTCAGTGATTCTGAACGGAAGGAGAGCTGAGCCAGTGACACTCTACACCTCGGACACACACCGACACTGCTGGTGTTCTGCTGGTGCTAAAGAAATCATAAAAGAAGTCGGAGAGGAAGATCTGGTCTGATGTTTGTTCACtggataaaacatattttattcattttgtctcatttttattttgcttgtgtgGGTTGTCACGttgatttgaagaaaaattaaaacagaTTTGGTTCATAAGTAGAAAATGAATGCAGTTATAAGCATCAAACAATACTCTGGCTGTGGCCAAAACATTTCACTATCAAAATAATAGTGAAATATTGAATTGGATTATTTATTTCAACCTTAATTACATTTTCATAGCTCAGTTTTACTCTCAGCCTGTTTTCCCTTCATCATGGTGGAAAGTACCACCGGTAACTGACAAGTTGTTGCTTTttaaggaaaattacatgaaggaAACCAATAACATCACAATGTTAGAAGTGTGTAATGACACGGCCATTCTGTTTGAAGTTATTTTGGACACAGATCTGCTTGAAATAGTCCAATTTGGAGCAGTACAGCAAATCTAACTGTCACTGAATAGAAGAGCGAGACTCTGTACactcttttttctttgattttctcTTTAATTGACTGACTCTCTGTATTAGTTAGTGTCCAAAGTGAATATAAGCTGCTATATTTGTCTCTTACCGTTTGTGCAAAAAAGAGCAGCGTTGCATGGGATATAAAGGTGTATTTAGGCTACGTCAATAAGGAATAAAGTGCTATATGCATGCAAAGGATAAAGAGTAAAATATACCTAGATCTATGGAGCCAAAGAGCCCACATCAGGGTCCCGGTATGTGTAAACAGTAGAACCCCATTTCCAAAAGTGCCAGTGGAAATTCACATGATAAACACTCACTTAGAGGCAGGAGGGGCCGTAGAAATTCCTGCTCCCAGGCCCATTATGAGCCAGCCCTGCCAGTGTTGgccagagagacagacacaggagGCCGGGATTGTTTCAGACAGAGCAGGGATTGTATATTGCTGATCTGTCACCTAACTGCAGCAACAGAATGCAGACAGTAGGCCGTAATTATTGTTTGTAGCGCCGTGTTTGCCAGTGCTACAGTTTGGGCCAAATAGCTCCCATTCTTGGCAATTTTTTACAATTATATGAGTTGGGtcccttttcttttttgcaaCAGAGGTTTCTATTTTCTATACACCAAAAGCACTGCAGGGGAGCTAATTAAAAGAACCATCCGACAAGACAAAGAAATACAAGAGGAGTTGAATAAGTCTCAGGGTTAGTCAGAGTCACGGAGGCTGGTGAGGCAATGCAACACATAAATTATATCTTTTTCTCTGGGTGTCATCACTTCAAAACCACAAGCATTGGCCAGCAAAAAGGCATCCTTTGTTTTATCTCCCATGATGGTGAATCACCAACACATGCAGCCAGTAACCATAGCAGTCTTCTCCAATATTATCTGGCAGAAGAAAAGCCCAGACAGAGACAGACTGAGAGGCTGTTTATATGTGACCTCTTTCACACAATCTATTTTATTACATAAACTGAAGTAATTGTTGGTGTAGAACAGCCCTATATCAAGTACGTTTCCCCctctttattacaaaaaaaacacttctataAATTGATGGGTTTTGTGTTGGTCATGACATGGCATATTTAGTGGAGGAGTACTGCAGCACAATGTGTTTGCTGCGCCCCAGTGAGCACATGGAGGTCACACCGAAGTAAATCTAAATGTGACAGAGAAAAGCTGTAAATCCATGCCAGGGGACCTCAGTGAGCTTTTATAAAGGCTGTTTGCGATGTTCCTGTTGTTATCATGAAGGGATTTTCTTTTCTCAACTTAAAGtgaaagggttttttttctgGAAGTTGAGCAGCTCAGACCTTTTCTCTTATTGGTCAGCAAAATAAGCAGAGTAAGACTGGCAATTTTAGGAATAGGACTTATACTGGATACCTTTGGCCCATAGTAACAACAGAAGAATTAAACTGCAGGGGCTATTTTCCAAATCACCATAGTAACTGACAAAACCCTTGGAAAGAATCCAGCGTGGTCACTTTATAAAgacctccctccctctttctccctctcttgcTCTCTTTGTCTGTCACATTCTTTGTTTCCTTCTGTGGATGTGAGCGTTCAGGAGAGACTGATTGGGTCAGGGACAGGGGATGGAAAACACCTCTAACAAACTAGTTATAGCTTCTACTTGGGTGAAATCATCTCAAAAGTATGGTACAAAAGTATGGCACCGAGCAAATAATATTAACCACGGTGATCTGGACAGACTTATTTCAAGGATAATATCCTCTGGTCACACACACATTTCAAGCCTGGCTGTCACAAACCATCATGTCAAGAGTCACTTGCATATGCCTGACTGCATCAGGGGGCATCATTGAGACCAACTGACAGCTCCAGATGACACTCATTCTCTCCTCTGTCCCCTCACCTGCCTAAAGATAAGGAGATCACAGCGAGACAAGCCCTGACAGTGtgaacacagagagagagagaaaaaaaaaaaagccattataGGAACTCATATCTTAAGACAGTAAGTTCCACAGTCAGAATAATACAAAGTAAATACTGTTTTGTCACAGTGAAAAACTCATTTCGTTGGCTTTAAGAGAAAACCCTCTATGAGTCACAACTTTGGTTCGCTATTGGAGTGTAGTTTCAAGAATAAACAGGATATTGTCAGCCTGAAGCTCAGTGAAAATTCACATGCGTCACAAAGTTAATAACCTTGCAAAAGTCAAATGTCACCACAGTGCAGCAATGCTTAAAGGCAATAATCATACAGGGTATTATTTTCAGCAGTTTCTTTGCAAACTATTGTGTTGTGCTTttaagtgatatggaaaactacaATTTGGCAGCtaacattatcattatcatcattactgTATCTTTTTGAATGCAGTGTAAATGTAGTGGTGTCAGTATTGTAAGTATTtcacaaatgaaacataaaaATCCTTCATTTGCTTTTGGTTCTTTGAACTGAAATTAGATAAATTCCCACAACATGACCAGTGTCGTACTAATTCTTATACCATGACAACTGTTGAAAAAGCATTgacgaacaaaaacaaaacatggtttATTGAACACTGAACATATTTTACAGACAAATTACAGCAAACATTTTGCTGCAACTTTTAGATTTTGCTTTCGCTGGACAATTCATTCTCAGTTTTCAATACTGTTAATTGACAAAGTCAGTCCCTGCTTAAAACCCTGAGGAGCAAAGAAACAAAACTGCCCTCTGCAGTACTCTGATTTACTTACTgatcaaaatgtatttaattattttgaatATAATTTTCATATGTATTATACAGAGGTGTAAAGCCCACAACCATACTGCAGTTGTAAAAAATATAAACCATTTGTAATTATTTGACAATAATGATGTTATTAGTCATTACCAAAATGTCATTATGACATTGTGTCAGTTTCTTAGAtattaaaacaaacacatttcataACACTTATCCATTGTCACACGTCTTTAGGTCTGTTGGGGAAAAAAGATTAATGTTTATGATAATTAAGGTAATCATAGAGCATTCCTGGCTGTATTACAACAAAACAGTCACAACCATGACTAAAAGTGCACCCAGGTTACATACGTGTGAATATGTTTAGAAATTATAATGAATCAGCTCTATAAAATTGGACAATATTGGCCACATCTTAGATGTAATGTTTCCAATGAGTCCTGTTCTTGCAGTGCACCCGCTCGTGCACTAGATGTCCTTCTTGGCTGTGTCACAGCTGAGGATTCTCCCTCAGGATGAACTTTCCTGTCTGGTACTTTAAACTCAACTGATGCAAATGAAGACATGCTGCCGTTCTTATTCGCCCATGTTTTGGACGTATCAATAGTAGGTGACACCTTGACACCCCTCCCTTTGAAGCTGCTCGTACAGTTCTTGCCGCTTAGAACACTGGCATCATCCATAAAAGGGTCCGAATCGCTCCCGTGTGGCATGTTGAAGTAGGTACACTTGGGAGTTTGAGGTTTAGCCATTTCCTCCAGTTCTGATGAAGATATGGCCGCAAGTGGACTGTGCTGGGCCTTGATGTGACTTGGGGAATCCTCTGATGTAGTGTCAGTGGAGGTATTCTCTGACTGTCCGTACATCCCGACGGAGACTGGGGGAGATTTTCTAATGAGATGATTCTCCTTGAGCAGCCATCTACCCTGGTCAATCAAAACTCCATCATCAGGTGAATGTTTTTCTGAGGGAAAAGACATGCACTGAGCAGCCTCCATAGCAGGTTCACTGTTTGGCTTTAATGAGCTTGCAGCACTGAAATAAGACAGATCTTCCTTTGAGGCTTTGGTTCCCGAGCCATCGGTTGAAAAGCTCTTTGCACTTTTTGATTGACTTGTGTTTGACTGCTTGGAGCTAGCCCGCTCCGCATCGGTTTTCCTGTTAGGGATATTGTTCTTTTGCGCTGAATGTCTGCAGACTGGAAAAGGCCTCTCTGAAGCCTCTTCTCCACTTTCTGTCACAATATCTAAAGAGTCCTGAGTTTTGTATCCACCGCTTCCTGAAGATTCTGGTCTGTAATCAGATAAATCCGATGTGCTCGGGCTTGGAAGACATTTAAAACCGTATGAATTATCCTTTCTCCTTTTTTGaacagctttttgttttgtttgtacgGTTCTGCTACGATCTGGCTCTATCCTAACGTTACCCTGAGAGTCGTACGTGAATATAAGCGATGAAGACTTCAGGGCAGAGTTGACAAAATCGAGCAATTCCTGTGATACTTCCACTAGGTGTGGAAGGCTTCTCTGTTCATCCCCCTCCCCTCCTTCATCTGTTTCAAACTCATTAGCAGAGTCTGTTCCTTTATCTTTTTCTTTTACACTCTGACCCTCAGAGGAATATTTGGTCGGTGACTCAGTGTTAAGATCTGCTTTATCAGAATGCGAATGTGCTTGATCCTCATCACAGCTACCACTCCGCTGATGCAAATACGATGCTTCTTCCAGCAGCAGGTTTTTACTGACCTGACCACCTGTCCAACTATCTACTTCATTATCAGCTTTTTCATTTAACTCAACACTTCCTGCTtcgtcttcatcctcctcttcttcatctaaAGTCTGACCTGCTTTCAAATGATTGTCTACCTGTTCTTCCTCTACTATCGATTCTTCTTCTACACTCATGGCTGTTGTCTTCATCTCTTTTCTACTTTCTCCACCCTCATCAGACTCCTCTTCTTGATCAGTGATCATCCTTTCTTCCATACCTTTAACCTCTACCTCCCCACCATCCTCGTCCTCAACTTTGTCTTCCTGTTCTCCCTCATCCCCCTCATTCACATCTTCCTCTTCCTCGCTTTCCTTACTCATCACTTctgcttcttcctcctccttctcctcaataacatcctctgtttcctcttcctgttctctcTCCCCAGTTATATTTTCATTCCCTTCTTCCTCATCTCTCACCTGGATATCATCCTCTGTTTCTGTTTCCTCATCTCCCTCCTTATTAGAATCCTCTCTTTGCTCTTCCTCACTACTAGTAATGTTTTTGCTTTCTTCTTCCTCATTTATGTCCCTATTAAtgtcctctcctccttcttcctcaacCTCCCCAGTAATGTTTTCCAGTCTCTCTTCATCATCCCCATCCATAATAACATTTTCAGCTTCCTCTTCCTCACCTCTCTCCCCAATAGTGTCTTCTGTTTCCTTGTCCATATCCGTCTCCTCAGTAACCTCAACAatattttcttcctcctccctctccgcAATAACATCTACattttcctcttcctcatcccTCTTCTTAATACTGTCCATTTCATCTTCATCACCTTTTTCCTCCTCACTTTCCTCAGTAGTGTGTCCTTCAACAGCCTCTCTGTCATCTGTCTCTTCAACACTATTGTCTTCACTTCCCTCCTGATCTTCTTCATCTGTTAATCTATCATCTGTTTCCTCATTTGTTTCCATCTCACCTTTTAAATTATCCTCACTTTCATCCACTGTTTCTTCGACCTTCTCGATCGACTCTTCTTCCTCCTGATTTCCACTCCCTGCTTCATCCTGTTCTGTATCCCAGTTTTCTTCCTTATTTACTTTCTCCTCTGCCTCTTCACAGCTTTCCTGTTCCGTTTTTCCTCTTTCTTGAGCAACGTCATTTATCTTTTCTATATCATCATCCTCTCTATCTTCATCATCTCCCTGGTTCTCTACTCCCTTTCCTTGTATCTCATTTTCTTCATCTGTTAAGGATTCGTCTCTTTGCTCGGTTTCTTTAAAATCAATGGCTGTTTCTTGTTTTTCTAACTCAGTTTTTTGCTCTGATCCACTCATGATCTCATTTATGTTTTCACCTTCGCATGTGCTGTCAAGTTCTGGTGATTGTTTTGCAGTATTTGCTAAAGGGCTCTCCTCTgtcagataaaaacttttaactTGTTGGATTGTTGAAGTAATTTCTTCTCTGAGGTCTTGTGGTATGTTTAACTCATCCATAAGCTCGTCAATACCTAACTGATTCTCATCAAATACATCCCCCCCTTCAGAGGTAACCTCCAGGGCAAATTCTGTGTCTGAAAATTTAGGCGACATTGCTTCACTTTCGATTCGTTCCCTCAGGATCTGAAAATCCTTCCAGTGTTCTCTGAACTGAGAAGATGCTTTGTTTTGCAAATCTGTCAGACTTGCCCTCTGCTCTTCCTCATTTTCAATAGTGGAAATTTTCTGCAGGGATTCCATCATTAGCATGGCCTCTGAGTTGCCATCTTCAGTTGCATCTGTTAAAGTGTCTCGCAGAGTCATTACTGACACGAACGACAGGAAGGCTTTGTATGACGAGCCAAACACTGATGCCACTTGTGTTGGAAAATCAGGATAGCTATTGGACTTTTCAAGATTTGTGTCAGATGCCTTCCTAATGCATTCCATTGATGAACAAATTTGCTCAAGGACAGGTTTCATCTTTGTTTTGGGGCTTAAGATGTTATGTGCAGATGATGATGATTCGTCACCAGCTGGACCAATGGCCTCAGCAGACTTATGTGACCTCAGTGGGTTTTCCTGGTGTTCTGGTTCTACTCTAACAGTTGGCATTGAAACACATGGACCTCTTGCCATCTGCTGACGATGCACCACAGTTTTTCCCTGCTCCTCGTGACAAAGAGGCACTGACAGACAAGAACCTGAATTTTTTATAGCACCATCAGATGATGGACAGCATTCTTCTGGATTACTTTGCTTTTCACTCTTCTCTTCAGATTCAGACTCACCACCTATCTGAAACGCAACCTTTTTCTGAGGTTCTGAGTTATAAATGTCAGTCTCCTCTGTGTATGGCACTGCATCTGGGCTGACCTTCTCTAACCAGTTCTCAACATACTGATGGATTTCAGACGGTGAGGGATTGAGCAAAGGCATTGAAACACTCTCATTCATTTCTAAAGATTTTTTAGGAGATGGTGCTCTGTTTTCAGTCATTGATTTGGGTTTGCTAACTGTCTTTTTCCCAGCCAGAAGTGATCTTTCGGGTTGTAAAAAGTCAGAAATGTTCTTCTTCATTTGAAGTCTTCCCGTCTTTGTTTCAGGTTTATTTACATTGTGGCCATTTTCCTTGAGAGCTGCTTTACTTGTGTTTTTGGATGGAgttctttttacattttcaatattAGCTAATAAGGCTTTCTCTTTGCTGGGTGTCTTCTCATCCCTACTAAATTTCTTCATTTGAGGTTTTTCTATTGCTTTGTTCTTTTGACCACTTTTAGCACTTTCAGATGACGTGAAACTCTTTTTTCCAACACTGGCTTTGCTGCTGATCTTGTCGGAAGATGATTTTTTGCTATTCTTTAAAGGGCTTATAGTAGTTTCCTTTTGCTTCTTTTCTGAACTACTTGAAGTATTCCGCTTCTTGGCCGGTTTAATCACCTTTTTCTTCTCACCAATAGCATTGTCTTTAACTTTCTCCTTATGCTGGGACTGAATACGAGAGGTTGTTTCAGCTTGGGTCTCATTCACAGTCACAGAGGATAAGTCATTTGTAATCTTGTGAGCAGGTGACATTGGCTCTGAAGACAATGAAAAAATCTCCTCCTTCTGTCTTTGTAGTGAGTCAGCAATGGGTGGCTGCCAGGTAGAATCTATATCACAGTCATTGCTGGATAAACGTGACCCGCGGTCAGTGGATGGTTTGCTTCCTGGCACTGGAGAAGAGTCGTGCAAAGGCACACTGTCTGCACTATATTGCTCATTTGCAAAGTAGTTATCATGACAGCCTTGACTCTCATAAATATGCATCACAGTCTCTCGAACTCCTATACCCTTATTTTGTATCTGAAGAACTTCAGCTACTCCTGTTGACTTCATTGAGAAGGTGGAGCCTTTATTGTTTGTTCCAGCTGATGCTGTTTTCCGAGGCCTTGGGATTGGgcgtttgctgctgctgctgctgtgtcgGACCACACAGTACCCCTCAGCCGTCCCACCATCAGCTGTCCTCGCCATGTAGGAATAATGTCCCATTGTACTCTCCTGAACCGCTGACTCTGTCACCATTTTCACACTGTCAACAGACGACTTCTTGACATGTCGAGGACCTGGTGTAGGAGTACGTTTGAAACggggttttgttttttccaaggGTGTGGAAGTATAATCCTGACATAACTGTTCATTATTAAAGCCAACACCTCTCTCTGTTACAGTAGGATGGTTCTCTTCTTTAGCCTCGTCTTCACTGATGCTAGATGAGTTTTTGGCAACTGCATTGTTCGAGTCAGGTGAACTATTGCCCAACTCAGGAACCAAGGACAAACTGTCCTCTTGCTAAGGCTGGTGCGGCTGAGTGTGGTTGTCCAGTGGAGCATCTCCTCCTCCTTAATGGTCAGACGCACTTTCATCTCCACTGTCATGCTACCATCTTGGTTTACACAGAAGGACTTTTCAATGTCATTGTCCTGAGGAACAATGCAGGGGCAGTGGTCATTATCAGCCTGAGCAGTTTCACATGTTTCCAAAGACATCTGTCTCTGGTTGATTTCTGTCACAAAGGAATCATTGTTATGATGAAGGTTATTGTTTGTGCTTCCATTTCGAGACGCATTTATTTGGTTGACGATGTAACGCTCTGATGATTGGGAAAAATTCTTTAAGCCTCTTCCACTTGAGAGGGGTTTGTTGTTGTCTTTGGTTGAACAGTTGTTGTGGATGATAGGGAGAGAAACAGACAAGAATAAAAGATTAAGACATTATAAAA
The DNA window shown above is from Sphaeramia orbicularis chromosome 17, fSphaOr1.1, whole genome shotgun sequence and carries:
- the LOC115437658 gene encoding LOW QUALITY PROTEIN: oxygen-regulated protein 1 (The sequence of the model RefSeq protein was modified relative to this genomic sequence to represent the inferred CDS: inserted 1 base in 1 codon), coding for MNNTPPQGPPAQGMSSESGHTLPSRLLQPTSDPSVSKRVCFYKSGDYKFSGHRMVINARTFKTFDALLDTLSKKVPLPFGVRTITTPRGTHFVKGLEDLNDGGSYVCSDQKRVKPLNLDEVNRRQVPWNTTRLFNTGRQRRPGPQPGQFGRRNEATKRPAKVNERAAVRTPKRLTVIKNKDPMVKRTVVLQRRTAPTFEALLDYLSHILQFPVLKLYTTDGRRVDGLAALILCSGVVVAAGNEPFRLGNYSFHQASQMYMETVESSMLQPPAYNNKPLSSGRGLKNFSQSSERYIVNQINASRNGSTNNNLHHNNDSFVTEINQRQMSLETCETAQADNDHCPCIVPQDNDIEKSFCVNQDGSMTVEMKVRLTIKEEEMLHWTTTLSRTSLSKRTVCPXVPELGNSSPDSNNAVAKNSSSISEDEAKEENHPTVTERGVGFNNEQLCQDYTSTPLEKTKPRFKRTPTPGPRHVKKSSVDSVKMVTESAVQESTMGHYSYMARTADGGTAEGYCVVRHSSSSSKRPIPRPRKTASAGTNNKGSTFSMKSTGVAEVLQIQNKGIGVRETVMHIYESQGCHDNYFANEQYSADSVPLHDSSPVPGSKPSTDRGSRLSSNDCDIDSTWQPPIADSLQRQKEEIFSLSSEPMSPAHKITNDLSSVTVNETQAETTSRIQSQHKEKVKDNAIGEKKKVIKPAKKRNTSSSSEKKQKETTISPLKNSKKSSSDKISSKASVGKKSFTSSESAKSGQKNKAIEKPQMKKFSRDEKTPSKEKALLANIENVKRTPSKNTSKAALKENGHNVNKPETKTGRLQMKKNISDFLQPERSLLAGKKTVSKPKSMTENRAPSPKKSLEMNESVSMPLLNPSPSEIHQYVENWLEKVSPDAVPYTEETDIYNSEPQKKVAFQIGGESESEEKSEKQSNPEECCPSSDGAIKNSGSCLSVPLCHEEQGKTVVHRQQMARGPCVSMPTVRVEPEHQENPLRSHKSAEAIGPAGDESSSSAHNILSPKTKMKPVLEQICSSMECIRKASDTNLEKSNSYPDFPTQVASVFGSSYKAFLSFVSVMTLRDTLTDATEDGNSEAMLMMESLQKISTIENEEEQRASLTDLQNKASSQFREHWKDFQILRERIESEAMSPKFSDTEFALEVTSEGGDVFDENQLGIDELMDELNIPQDLREEITSTIQQVKSFYLTEESPLANTAKQSPELDSTCEGENINEIMSGSEQKTELEKQETAIDFKETEQRDESLTDEENEIQGKGVENQGDDEDREDDDIEKINDVAQERGKTEQESCEEAEEKVNKEENWDTEQDEAGSGNQEEEESIEKVEETVDESEDNLKGEMETNEETDDRLTDEEDQEGSEDNSVEETDDREAVEGHTTEESEEEKDEETETEDDIQVRDEEEGNENITGEREQEEETEDVIEEKEEEEAEVMSKESEEEEDVNEGDEGEQEDKVEDEDGGEVEVKGMEERMITDQEEESDEGGESRKEMKTTAMSVEEESIVEEEQVDNHLKAGQTLDEEEEDEDEAGSVELNEKADNEVDSWTGGQVSKNLLLEEASYLHQRSGSCDEDQAHSHSDKADLNTESPTKYSSEGQSVKEKDKGTDSANEFETDEGGEGDEQRSLPHLVEVSQELLDFVNSALKSSSLIFTYDSQGNVRIEPDRSRTVQTKQKAVQKRRKDNSYGFKCLPSPSTSDLSDYRPESSGSGGYKTQDSLDIVTESGEEASERPFPVCRHSAQKNNIPNRKTDAERASSKQSNTSQSKSAKSFSTDGSGTKASKEDLSYFSAASSLKPNSEPAMEAAQCMSFPSEKHSPDDGVLIDQGRWLLKENHLIRKSPPVSVGMYGQSENTSTDTTSEDSPSHIKAQHSPLAAISSSELEEMAKPQTPKCTYFNMPHGSDSDPFMDDASVLSGKNCTSSFKGRGVKVSPTIDTSKTWANKNGSMSSFASVEFKVPDRKVHPEGESSAVTQPRRTSSARAGALQEQDSLETLHLRCGQYCPIL